Proteins from a genomic interval of Campylobacter concisus:
- a CDS encoding amino acid ABC transporter permease, translated as MKAQNLAKFLFFIIIVSLGAYFFYPRDLSEAQEIAYIKSYGVTLGLTIGGIVIGITLGFTLAFIKFLNIKVLNFIIDEYIDILRGTPVILQLLIFSVVIFATWSDNFYVALIALGLNSSAYVAEIVRSGINSVDKGQMEAARAMGLNYYVSMREIVFPQATKNILPALANEFISLFKETSVVGYISVVDITMQSKSLQAVFYSPEPVIFTGIVYYVSVKFFTLLTKLLERRLNRHD; from the coding sequence TTGAAGGCTCAAAATTTAGCTAAATTTCTATTTTTTATAATAATCGTCTCACTTGGAGCATATTTTTTCTATCCAAGAGATCTTAGTGAGGCTCAAGAGATCGCTTATATCAAAAGTTATGGAGTGACTTTAGGGCTTACTATAGGCGGTATTGTCATAGGCATAACACTTGGATTTACCTTGGCGTTTATTAAATTTTTAAATATTAAAGTCTTAAATTTTATAATTGATGAATATATCGATATCTTACGTGGAACACCTGTAATACTTCAACTTTTAATATTTTCAGTTGTCATTTTTGCAACATGGAGTGATAATTTTTATGTAGCTCTCATCGCACTTGGACTAAATAGCTCTGCTTATGTGGCCGAGATCGTGCGAAGTGGCATAAACAGCGTGGATAAAGGACAAATGGAAGCGGCTCGTGCGATGGGCCTAAACTACTATGTTTCGATGCGCGAGATAGTTTTTCCACAAGCTACAAAAAATATCTTGCCAGCTCTTGCAAATGAGTTTATATCGCTATTTAAAGAGACATCAGTCGTGGGCTATATAAGCGTCGTTGATATCACGATGCAAAGTAAGAGCTTGCAAGCGGTCTTTTATAGCCCAGAGCCAGTAATTTTTACGGGCATTGTCTATTATGTGAGTGTTAAATTTTTTACACTTTTGACAAAACTACTTGAGAGGAGATTAAACCGCCATGATTGA
- a CDS encoding nitronate monooxygenase: MELKPLKIGKYEIKYPIFQGGMGLGISWDKLAGNVSLEGGLGIISSVGTGYYENRKFINKELNAKPFGSENFYSTRGLRAIIENARKICGDLPLGVNIMYAANDYARVVKDACEAGINIIVSGAGLPTNLPEFTQNFKEVALVPIISSAKALKIICKRWLQRYDRLPDAVVLEGPLSGGHQGFTYEQCLDPEFSLFNLIPQVKAEIKEWGDFPLIAAGGIWDKNDIEKAISLGADGVQMGTRFIGTHECDADIGFKEVILAAEEKDIELIKSPVGYPARGIRTNLINLVEKRMGPKIQCISNCVSPCQRGKGAKEVGYCIADRLFDSFSGKKETGLFFTGANGYKLKELISVKELMHKLVHGE; encoded by the coding sequence ATGGAGTTAAAGCCATTAAAAATAGGAAAATATGAGATAAAGTATCCGATATTTCAAGGCGGTATGGGACTTGGTATCAGCTGGGACAAACTAGCTGGCAACGTCAGCCTTGAAGGCGGTCTTGGAATAATCAGCTCAGTTGGCACAGGATATTATGAAAATCGTAAATTTATAAACAAAGAGCTAAATGCAAAGCCATTTGGAAGTGAAAATTTCTACTCAACAAGAGGTCTTAGAGCAATTATTGAGAATGCACGAAAAATTTGTGGAGATTTGCCACTTGGCGTAAATATAATGTACGCTGCAAATGACTACGCAAGAGTGGTAAAAGACGCTTGTGAAGCCGGTATAAATATCATCGTATCAGGCGCTGGGCTACCTACGAATTTGCCAGAATTTACACAAAATTTTAAAGAAGTCGCGCTAGTTCCTATTATCTCAAGTGCAAAAGCACTAAAGATCATCTGCAAACGTTGGCTACAAAGATATGACCGCTTACCAGATGCAGTTGTGCTTGAAGGACCACTAAGCGGTGGGCATCAGGGCTTTACTTACGAGCAGTGCCTTGATCCTGAGTTTTCGCTATTTAATCTAATCCCACAAGTAAAAGCCGAGATAAAAGAGTGGGGCGACTTTCCGCTCATCGCAGCCGGTGGAATTTGGGATAAAAATGATATCGAAAAAGCAATATCGCTAGGCGCAGACGGCGTTCAAATGGGTACACGCTTTATCGGAACTCATGAGTGTGACGCAGATATTGGCTTTAAAGAAGTGATACTAGCAGCCGAGGAAAAGGACATAGAGCTTATAAAAAGTCCAGTTGGCTATCCGGCTCGTGGGATTAGAACAAATTTGATAAATTTGGTAGAAAAAAGGATGGGACCAAAGATCCAGTGTATAAGCAACTGTGTGAGCCCTTGTCAAAGGGGCAAAGGGGCTAAAGAGGTTGGATATTGCATCGCTGATAGGCTGTTTGACTCATTTAGTGGCAAAAAAGAGACCGGGTTATTTTTCACGGGAGCAAACGGATATAAACTAAAAGAGCTAATAAGCGTAAAAGAGCTAATGCACAAGCTGGTACATGGTGAATGA
- the tyrS gene encoding tyrosine--tRNA ligase, producing the protein MQDIAKILQEIKRGVAEIIDFERVENLIKNYYEKGENFYVKAGFDPTAPDLHLGHTVVLSKMALLQKHGAIVQFLIGDFTAQIGDPTGKSVTRKKLDQETVLKNAKTYEEQVFKILDPKKTVIMFNSKWSNELGAAGMIELTSTFSVARMLERDDFEKRIKSGSPISICEFMYPLLQGYDSVAMKCDIEMGGTDQKFNLLMGRTLQRTYNVGKEQAVIMMPLLEGLDGVNKMSKSLGNYIGVTENANDMFAKTLSISDELMWRWYELLSTKSLGEIENLMNDVKNGKYHPKKAKEDLAYEITARYHGEEAAKAAMAEFNSVHSQNQLPTDIKEFSLKAPVWIVEALSQCELSESNSQARRDIKANAVSINQEKISDEQLKLEAGEYILQVGKRKFAKVKVE; encoded by the coding sequence ATGCAAGATATAGCTAAAATTTTACAAGAGATAAAACGCGGTGTTGCCGAGATTATTGACTTTGAAAGAGTTGAGAATTTAATAAAAAACTATTATGAAAAAGGTGAAAATTTCTATGTAAAGGCTGGCTTTGATCCAACTGCTCCAGACCTTCACTTGGGACACACAGTCGTTTTAAGCAAGATGGCACTGCTTCAAAAACATGGCGCGATCGTGCAGTTTTTGATAGGCGACTTCACTGCTCAAATAGGCGATCCAACTGGTAAATCAGTCACTAGAAAAAAGCTAGATCAAGAGACGGTTTTAAAAAATGCTAAAACCTACGAAGAGCAAGTTTTTAAAATTTTAGATCCAAAAAAGACCGTGATAATGTTTAACTCAAAATGGTCAAATGAGCTTGGAGCTGCTGGAATGATAGAGCTAACTAGCACATTTTCAGTCGCTAGAATGCTAGAGCGCGATGATTTTGAAAAAAGGATAAAATCTGGCAGTCCAATTTCAATTTGTGAATTTATGTATCCGCTTCTTCAAGGTTATGATAGTGTTGCGATGAAGTGCGACATCGAGATGGGCGGTACGGATCAGAAATTTAACCTTCTAATGGGTAGAACCTTACAGCGGACATATAATGTTGGCAAAGAGCAAGCTGTCATCATGATGCCTCTTCTTGAAGGGCTTGATGGTGTAAATAAGATGAGCAAAAGTCTTGGAAACTATATCGGTGTAACCGAAAATGCAAATGATATGTTCGCAAAAACGCTTAGTATAAGCGATGAGCTAATGTGGCGTTGGTACGAGCTTTTAAGCACAAAAAGCCTTGGCGAGATAGAAAATTTGATGAACGACGTAAAAAACGGCAAGTATCATCCAAAAAAGGCAAAAGAGGACCTTGCTTACGAGATAACAGCAAGGTATCACGGCGAGGAGGCTGCAAAGGCTGCGATGGCTGAGTTTAATAGCGTGCACTCTCAAAATCAGCTCCCAACTGATATCAAAGAATTTAGCCTAAAAGCACCAGTTTGGATAGTGGAAGCTTTATCACAGTGCGAACTAAGCGAGTCAAATTCTCAAGCAAGACGCGACATAAAGGCAAATGCGGTTAGCATTAATCAAGAAAAGATTAGCGATGAGCAGTTAAAATTAGAAGCAGGTGAATATATCTTGCAAGTCGGAAAGCGTAAATTTGCAAAAGTAAAGGTTGAATAG
- a CDS encoding N-acetylmuramoyl-L-alanine amidase family protein, which yields MKRAIILFFIVCNFLFAATNSEIFAKFDKNFASSSRSAKIKFHNDIKDIYVDAIIKNDKNIKKQALTRLITSSKSLGFDSSGYIKDLNALNGIKSASTPSTATLTLLSATKVNDTLVLKFNTKIDTAKLKTSFLKQQNTYKNIMDIDGRLNGNPLTYKNFISDYIHISQYDKNTVRVIFSDNIQKTIKANATSDLLVISAQNFISNENVKAPLHKTKNKNEEVPHKEPEPNLKPQPAQSEPVAAPLPPVATGKFSRNKTIVIDPGHGGTDPGAVNGKLQEKTAVLGVAKKLGDILKARGYKVFFTRSTDVFINLRTRTKFANDKMADLFVSIHANAAPNATKAKSMHGIETFFLSPARSERSKNAAALENKSDIEEMNYFSQQTFLNVLNREKIIASNKLGIDIQKEILASARKVYAASDGSVREAPFWVLVGALMPAVLVEIGYITHPVEGEKLFNDAYQNALANGIANGIDGYFAKNR from the coding sequence ATGAAACGAGCGATAATCCTCTTTTTTATTGTTTGTAATTTCCTTTTTGCTGCGACAAATTCAGAGATATTTGCAAAATTTGATAAAAATTTTGCCAGCTCAAGCAGAAGTGCAAAGATCAAATTTCACAACGATATAAAAGACATCTATGTCGACGCGATCATAAAAAATGACAAAAATATAAAAAAACAAGCACTCACAAGACTCATAACTAGCTCAAAATCGCTTGGTTTTGATTCAAGTGGGTATATAAAAGATCTAAATGCACTAAATGGCATAAAGAGCGCTAGCACGCCTAGCACCGCTACTTTGACGCTGCTTAGTGCAACCAAGGTAAATGACACTTTAGTGCTTAAGTTTAATACAAAAATCGATACCGCAAAACTAAAAACATCCTTTTTAAAGCAGCAAAATACATATAAAAATATTATGGATATTGATGGTAGATTAAATGGTAATCCGCTAACTTATAAAAATTTCATATCTGATTACATTCATATCTCGCAGTATGATAAAAATACTGTTAGAGTTATTTTTTCTGATAATATCCAAAAGACTATAAAAGCAAATGCAACAAGTGATCTGCTTGTGATCAGCGCTCAAAATTTTATCTCAAATGAAAATGTAAAAGCACCACTTCATAAAACTAAAAACAAAAATGAAGAAGTGCCACACAAAGAGCCTGAGCCAAATTTAAAGCCGCAGCCTGCACAAAGTGAGCCAGTAGCAGCACCTTTGCCACCAGTTGCGACTGGTAAATTTTCACGCAACAAAACGATCGTCATCGATCCAGGCCATGGTGGCACTGATCCAGGTGCAGTAAATGGTAAGCTTCAGGAAAAAACTGCGGTTTTAGGTGTAGCCAAAAAACTTGGCGACATACTAAAAGCGCGTGGCTACAAGGTCTTTTTTACCAGATCAACCGATGTCTTTATAAATTTAAGAACAAGAACAAAATTTGCAAATGATAAGATGGCTGATCTTTTTGTTTCCATTCACGCAAATGCCGCTCCAAATGCCACAAAGGCAAAGAGCATGCACGGCATTGAGACATTTTTCTTATCGCCTGCACGAAGTGAACGTAGTAAAAACGCAGCCGCGCTTGAGAACAAATCAGATATAGAAGAGATGAACTACTTTTCGCAGCAGACGTTTCTAAACGTGCTAAACCGCGAGAAGATCATCGCCTCAAACAAGCTTGGCATCGATATCCAAAAAGAAATTTTAGCAAGTGCCAGAAAAGTCTATGCTGCAAGTGACGGCAGTGTGAGAGAGGCACCATTTTGGGTACTTGTAGGTGCTCTTATGCCAGCAGTTCTTGTTGAGATCGGCTATATCACGCATCCAGTCGAGGGTGAAAAGCTCTTTAATGATGCATATCAAAATGCCCTTGCAAACGGCATCGCAAATGGCATCGATGGATATTTTGCAAAAAATAGATGA
- a CDS encoding RelA/SpoT family protein, which yields MKENSLFLEQLIEQILPCKNVSEAITLLFSLCERSEKLDKAIDSCVTSHAGQYRKSGEPYAIHPILVASIVANMGGDESMVIAALLHDVVEDTEVTLSEVQAEFGDEVAKLVEGLTKIVAIRENKLASSSSNEKLASSALTFRKMLLISIEDVRVLVVKLCDRLHNMLTLDALKVEKQKRIAEETLMVYAPIAHRLGISSIKNILEDLSFKYAMPEEYAKIDSFLNKNKQQLSLKLNTFYEKVNQILLENGFIEGTFEIQKRIKHYYSIYLKMQRKGISIEEVLDLLAIRILVQKPLDCYLALGNLHINFNPLISRFKDYIALPKQNGYQTIHTTIFDNKSIFEAQVRTYDMHKTAEYGVAAHWKYKNGEGSLLNPKLDWLNDIGMQNNEAESNVEELYEYAKDSLYIEDIAVYSPKGEVFTLPRGATALDYAYEIHTEIGLYAKEAYINRVRMPLLTELKNGDIVRIVTGEEAKFRCSWINSVRTGKARATIRTYCKQKIKDINYKIAVDILKSVFDVSKDRILDWIEHENLSKKVFRAATESDFLQEVVNMLKKYIKKERPFMISLGDKYQVKKQKFENIVIYSNHKISNVEFDYCCNPKRGDSIVGFKNGHNVTVHHKLCERAGKLMDKGNEIIFVKWTRNAPHRYKILLNLENRKGALAEFLTYLARLDVNLATISLNEANDLSGDTFEISVEIAENIDANELREKIKDRYKIIDFVSQSDPYHN from the coding sequence TTGAAGGAAAATAGTCTTTTTTTAGAGCAGCTAATAGAACAAATTTTACCTTGTAAAAATGTTTCAGAAGCTATAACGTTGCTCTTTTCTCTTTGCGAACGAAGCGAGAAATTAGACAAAGCTATAGATAGCTGTGTCACATCTCATGCTGGTCAATATCGCAAAAGTGGCGAGCCATACGCAATCCATCCTATATTGGTAGCATCAATAGTAGCAAATATGGGTGGAGATGAGAGCATGGTCATAGCTGCACTACTTCACGATGTAGTTGAAGATACTGAAGTTACACTTAGCGAAGTTCAGGCTGAATTTGGCGATGAAGTGGCAAAGCTGGTTGAAGGGCTTACAAAGATAGTTGCTATAAGAGAAAACAAGCTTGCAAGCTCAAGTAGTAATGAAAAACTAGCAAGCTCGGCGCTAACTTTTAGAAAAATGCTTTTAATCTCCATTGAGGATGTTAGAGTTCTTGTGGTTAAGCTTTGTGACAGACTTCATAATATGCTAACCCTTGATGCATTAAAAGTAGAAAAACAAAAACGTATTGCTGAAGAGACGCTTATGGTCTACGCTCCGATCGCTCATAGGCTTGGAATTTCATCGATTAAAAACATACTTGAAGATCTAAGTTTTAAATATGCTATGCCAGAAGAATACGCCAAGATCGATAGCTTTTTAAATAAAAATAAACAGCAGCTTAGCCTTAAGCTAAATACCTTTTACGAGAAAGTAAATCAAATTTTGCTTGAAAATGGCTTTATTGAGGGTACTTTTGAGATACAAAAACGTATAAAGCATTACTATTCGATTTATTTAAAAATGCAAAGAAAAGGGATTTCGATTGAAGAGGTGCTTGATTTGCTTGCTATTAGAATTCTTGTGCAAAAGCCGCTTGATTGCTACCTTGCGCTTGGGAATTTGCATATAAATTTTAATCCTCTTATTTCAAGATTTAAGGATTATATTGCACTTCCAAAGCAAAATGGTTATCAAACGATACATACAACTATTTTTGATAATAAGAGTATTTTTGAGGCACAAGTTCGTACTTACGATATGCACAAAACAGCTGAATACGGTGTCGCAGCTCACTGGAAATATAAAAACGGCGAGGGCAGTTTACTTAATCCAAAACTTGACTGGCTAAACGACATTGGTATGCAAAACAATGAAGCTGAAAGTAATGTCGAAGAGCTTTATGAATATGCAAAAGATAGTCTTTATATAGAAGATATTGCGGTCTATTCGCCAAAAGGTGAGGTTTTTACGCTTCCACGCGGGGCTACTGCACTTGATTATGCTTATGAGATTCACACAGAGATCGGACTTTACGCAAAAGAAGCTTATATAAATCGCGTCAGGATGCCACTTTTAACAGAGCTAAAAAATGGCGATATTGTAAGGATCGTAACTGGCGAAGAGGCAAAATTTCGCTGTTCGTGGATAAATAGCGTTCGAACTGGTAAAGCAAGGGCTACGATAAGGACATACTGCAAACAAAAGATAAAAGATATAAATTATAAAATTGCAGTTGATATTTTAAAGTCAGTTTTTGACGTTTCAAAAGATAGAATTTTAGACTGGATAGAGCATGAAAATTTAAGCAAAAAAGTTTTTCGTGCTGCAACTGAAAGCGATTTTTTGCAAGAGGTCGTAAATATGCTTAAAAAGTATATAAAAAAAGAGCGTCCTTTTATGATCTCTTTGGGCGATAAATATCAGGTTAAAAAGCAAAAATTTGAAAATATTGTAATCTATTCAAATCATAAAATTTCAAATGTCGAGTTTGACTATTGTTGTAACCCAAAAAGAGGCGATAGCATAGTTGGCTTTAAAAATGGGCACAATGTGACTGTGCATCACAAGCTTTGTGAGCGTGCTGGAAAGCTTATGGATAAGGGCAATGAGATCATCTTTGTCAAATGGACTAGAAATGCCCCACATAGATATAAAATTTTATTAAATCTTGAGAACCGAAAAGGCGCGTTGGCTGAATTTTTAACATATCTTGCTAGATTAGATGTAAATTTGGCTACAATCTCGCTAAATGAAGCAAATGACCTTAGCGGTGATACATTTGAGATAAGTGTTGAGATAGCTGAAAATATCGATGCAAACGAGCTAAGGGAGAAGATCAAAGATAGATATAAGATTATAGATTTCGTTTCGCAAAGCGATCCATACCATAACTAG
- the putP gene encoding sodium/proline symporter PutP yields the protein MSFGSYLAIAIYFGFLLFIGRYFYDKNASMNEYLLDNRRMGPVVTALSAGASDMSGWMLLGVPGALYATGIANVWMIIGLIIGAYCNYLFLAKRLRIYTEVASDSITIPDFLENRFKDRTKILRIISGLIILIFFTLYVSSGIIAGGKTFESFFGLKFAYGAVFTLVIVVFYTFFGGFKAVSITDAFQGLLMFCVLVSIPVVAYLNLDLSSDTNLLKEISKLDANHLNPFRDQTFWGILGLMAWGFGYFGQPHIIVRFMAIRDSKELAKARRIGIGWMSIGLLGAIMSGLIGFVYFSQRGGLSDPETVFLKLGELLFPPFFIGIIISAVLSAIMSTISSQLLVTSSSVTKDFIFAFYKKEISQNTQTAISRYAVVVVAIVATILAFISTDNVLNVVGNAWAGFGASFGPVLLFSLYWKRMSALGALAGMIAGGATVIFWITSGLNAYVYEILPGIIASCIAIISISIWGDAINKMTSEPHEQVIKDEFEKMKTRL from the coding sequence ATGAGCTTTGGGTCTTATTTAGCCATCGCCATCTATTTTGGCTTTTTGCTCTTTATCGGACGATATTTCTACGATAAAAATGCAAGTATGAACGAGTATCTGCTAGATAACCGTCGAATGGGTCCAGTGGTTACTGCACTTAGTGCTGGTGCTTCTGATATGAGTGGTTGGATGCTACTTGGCGTGCCCGGAGCATTATACGCAACTGGCATAGCAAATGTGTGGATGATAATCGGTCTTATCATTGGAGCTTACTGCAACTATCTATTTTTAGCAAAGAGGCTTAGAATTTATACTGAAGTTGCGAGTGATAGCATCACGATACCAGACTTTTTAGAAAATCGCTTTAAAGATAGGACTAAAATTTTAAGAATCATCTCTGGTCTTATCATTTTGATCTTTTTCACACTTTATGTAAGTAGCGGCATCATCGCTGGAGGAAAGACATTTGAGAGCTTTTTTGGTTTAAAATTTGCCTACGGAGCGGTCTTTACACTTGTTATTGTGGTCTTTTACACATTTTTTGGTGGATTTAAAGCAGTTAGTATAACTGACGCATTTCAGGGGCTTTTGATGTTTTGTGTCCTAGTCTCGATCCCAGTCGTAGCATATCTAAATTTAGACTTGTCAAGTGATACAAATTTACTAAAAGAGATAAGCAAGCTTGATGCAAATCACCTAAATCCATTTAGAGATCAAACTTTTTGGGGAATTTTAGGACTTATGGCTTGGGGATTTGGCTATTTTGGTCAGCCACACATCATTGTTAGATTTATGGCGATACGTGATTCAAAAGAGCTTGCTAAGGCAAGAAGGATCGGCATTGGTTGGATGAGCATTGGGTTACTTGGTGCGATTATGAGCGGACTTATCGGCTTTGTCTACTTTAGTCAAAGAGGCGGGCTTAGTGATCCTGAGACGGTGTTTTTAAAGCTTGGCGAGCTACTTTTCCCACCATTTTTTATAGGCATTATCATCTCAGCTGTGCTTTCAGCGATAATGAGTACCATCTCAAGTCAGCTTTTAGTTACATCTAGCTCGGTAACAAAGGACTTTATCTTTGCATTCTATAAAAAAGAGATTAGTCAAAATACACAAACAGCGATCAGTCGCTATGCTGTCGTAGTAGTAGCCATAGTTGCTACTATACTTGCCTTTATCTCAACAGATAATGTATTAAATGTCGTTGGCAACGCTTGGGCAGGATTTGGTGCGAGCTTTGGACCGGTGCTACTTTTTAGCCTTTACTGGAAGCGCATGAGTGCACTTGGAGCACTTGCTGGCATGATAGCTGGAGGTGCAACTGTAATATTTTGGATCACGTCAGGGCTAAACGCTTATGTTTATGAAATTTTGCCTGGCATCATAGCGTCTTGCATAGCGATCATTAGCATAAGCATCTGGGGAGATGCGATAAATAAAATGACGAGCGAACCTCACGAGCAAGTCATAAAAGATGAATTTGAAAAGATGAAAACAAGGCTTTAA
- a CDS encoding amino acid ABC transporter ATP-binding protein: MIEIKNLNKSYGDLRVLNDISVDIKKGEVIAIIGPSGGGKSTFLRCINRLEEPDSGHIKINGEDILDKKSDINKIRQKVSMVFQHFNLFANKNVLQNLTLAPIKAGILDKVSAEKRADELLKSVGLSDKKFAYPHKLSGGQKQRIAIARSLAMDPEVILFDEPTSALDPEMIGEVLDIMKDVAAKGITMLVVTHEMGFARNVANRIFFMDKGKIAVDDTPKNVFTNPQHERLKEFLGKILNH; this comes from the coding sequence ATGATTGAGATTAAAAATTTAAACAAAAGTTATGGCGATTTGCGAGTTTTAAATGATATTAGCGTAGATATAAAAAAGGGTGAAGTTATAGCGATAATTGGTCCAAGTGGTGGTGGAAAAAGTACATTTTTACGCTGCATAAACCGCCTTGAAGAGCCAGATAGCGGACACATAAAGATAAATGGTGAAGATATTTTAGATAAAAAATCAGATATAAATAAAATTCGCCAAAAAGTGAGTATGGTTTTTCAGCACTTTAATCTTTTTGCAAATAAAAACGTCTTACAAAATTTAACTCTAGCTCCGATAAAAGCGGGAATTTTAGATAAAGTAAGTGCAGAAAAAAGAGCTGATGAGTTGCTAAAAAGTGTTGGGCTAAGTGATAAGAAATTCGCCTATCCGCATAAGCTATCAGGCGGTCAAAAACAGCGTATAGCAATCGCTAGAAGCCTAGCAATGGATCCAGAGGTGATACTATTTGACGAGCCAACGAGCGCGCTAGATCCAGAGATGATCGGCGAGGTGCTTGATATCATGAAAGATGTCGCAGCAAAGGGCATAACGATGCTTGTTGTGACTCACGAGATGGGCTTTGCAAGAAATGTGGCAAATAGAATTTTCTTTATGGATAAAGGCAAAATCGCAGTTGATGACACACCGAAAAATGTCTTTACAAATCCGCAACATGAGCGTTTAAAAGAGTTTTTAGGCAAAATTTTAAATCATTAA
- the mnmC gene encoding bifunctional tRNA (5-methylaminomethyl-2-thiouridine)(34)-methyltransferase MnmD/FAD-dependent 5-carboxymethylaminomethyl-2-thiouridine(34) oxidoreductase MnmC, producing the protein MKNANLSFKGQIPFNEEFGDIYFNTDKPWLESEFVFARALDEIWQIKDSFIIAETGFGAGLNFFTICKKFKNSSKKLHFVSIEKSPIKKEDLLKIYENLGIFKAYVKKLVSLYPPLISGIHRINFAPNITLDLCYGEAKEILPELDFIADIWFLDGFAPSKNGSIWSEEIFRQIARLSRVGTIARTYSCAKIVKDGLKGAGFLLSLKEGYARKRQMSSAVLEKKDKNLKDAWFARCEPASSVKGKTALIIGAGVAGLATAGELAKNGFKVVIAEANGEVATNGSGNHCGALMPLVTKPGVNLGRMHLNAFLQAVRFYKATLPKSLIKFNGCIDYAFDDELVKRYASWQDQNAEDIFKFDENLKPYPGIFIKDGAYARPREICKFLSSNFKILFNHEYESREYLQNGKISVKFKNGKNLETDILIFCTGSKSSEIFKDYDMQISSVRGQVTHLKPVLKNAMPLSAKGYICPAVKGVQVIGATYARNEICDMPKVEDNAKNLSDVSEFFDTTKATIIGSRVGYRSYSGDRFPIIGALYDEEFYKQNYKGLFWSKNKDNNPKANYEKNVFVNFAHGSRGLGTAILGANLIADLVLDRPLCIERSLFHELHPARFLIRKLKKGLKF; encoded by the coding sequence ATGAAAAATGCAAATTTAAGCTTTAAAGGGCAAATTCCATTTAACGAGGAGTTTGGTGACATCTACTTTAATACCGACAAACCTTGGCTTGAGAGTGAATTTGTCTTTGCAAGAGCGCTTGATGAAATTTGGCAGATCAAAGATAGCTTCATTATCGCTGAAACTGGCTTTGGTGCTGGATTAAATTTTTTCACAATTTGTAAGAAATTTAAAAATAGCTCTAAAAAACTTCACTTTGTTAGTATCGAAAAAAGCCCTATTAAAAAAGAAGATCTTTTAAAAATTTATGAAAATTTAGGCATTTTTAAAGCTTATGTCAAAAAGCTGGTTTCGCTCTATCCGCCGCTAATCTCAGGCATACACCGTATAAATTTTGCCCCAAATATTACACTTGATCTTTGCTACGGCGAGGCTAAAGAAATTTTACCTGAGCTTGATTTTATTGCCGACATCTGGTTTCTAGACGGCTTTGCTCCAAGTAAAAATGGCTCGATCTGGAGCGAAGAAATTTTTAGGCAGATCGCAAGACTAAGCAGGGTTGGCACGATTGCTAGAACCTACTCGTGTGCAAAAATAGTAAAAGACGGGCTAAAGGGTGCTGGCTTTTTGCTAAGCCTAAAAGAGGGATACGCTAGAAAACGCCAGATGAGTAGCGCCGTGCTAGAGAAAAAAGATAAAAATTTAAAAGATGCTTGGTTTGCGAGATGCGAGCCAGCCTCTAGCGTAAAAGGCAAAACAGCGCTCATCATAGGAGCAGGAGTGGCTGGACTTGCAACAGCTGGCGAGCTAGCCAAAAATGGCTTTAAAGTGGTGATCGCCGAGGCAAATGGTGAGGTCGCAACAAATGGCTCAGGCAATCACTGTGGTGCTTTGATGCCATTAGTTACGAAGCCTGGGGTAAATTTAGGCCGCATGCATTTAAACGCATTTTTGCAAGCAGTGAGATTTTACAAGGCAACTTTGCCAAAAAGCCTTATCAAATTTAACGGCTGCATCGACTACGCATTTGATGATGAGCTCGTTAAAAGGTACGCCTCATGGCAGGATCAAAATGCAGAGGATATTTTTAAATTCGATGAGAACTTAAAACCATATCCTGGCATATTTATAAAAGATGGTGCATACGCTAGACCAAGAGAAATTTGTAAATTTTTATCAAGCAACTTTAAAATTTTATTTAACCATGAGTACGAGAGCAGAGAGTACCTTCAAAATGGCAAGATCAGCGTTAAATTTAAAAATGGTAAAAATTTAGAGACCGATATTTTAATCTTTTGCACTGGCAGTAAGAGCAGTGAAATTTTTAAGGACTACGACATGCAAATAAGCAGTGTCCGAGGTCAAGTCACGCACCTAAAACCAGTGCTAAAAAATGCCATGCCGCTAAGCGCAAAAGGCTACATTTGTCCAGCCGTCAAAGGTGTGCAAGTTATCGGCGCTACTTACGCTAGAAATGAAATTTGCGATATGCCTAAAGTTGAGGATAATGCTAAAAATTTAAGCGATGTAAGCGAGTTTTTTGACACCACAAAAGCCACCATTATCGGCTCACGTGTGGGATATAGAAGCTATAGTGGAGATAGGTTTCCGATAATTGGCGCCTTGTATGATGAGGAATTTTATAAACAAAACTACAAAGGGCTATTTTGGAGCAAAAATAAAGATAACAATCCAAAAGCAAACTACGAAAAAAATGTCTTTGTAAATTTTGCTCACGGCTCACGAGGTCTTGGCACAGCGATACTTGGAGCAAATTTGATAGCCGATCTTGTACTTGATCGTCCACTTTGTATAGAAAGATCACTATTTCATGAGCTTCATCCAGCTAGGTTTTTGATAAGAAAACTGAAAAAGGGATTAAAATTTTAA